In a single window of the Aquarana catesbeiana isolate 2022-GZ linkage group LG13, ASM4218655v1, whole genome shotgun sequence genome:
- the LOC141116552 gene encoding zinc finger BED domain-containing protein 4-like codes for MSAVWKYFKINEDNPRIADCKLCSAKLSRGGTKISSYNTSNLIKHLKLKHKSEHGEFTAIGSSSSTQQSTLQQTFARREKLSRDNPRAVQITEALTQFIILDDQPLSIVENMGFHQFLNVLEPKYDIPSRHYITDIILPKIHDTVKKHINIMLQKDIKAISFTTDIWSSSVSPLSLISLTAQWIDGEFSLHQVMLHATKFEGSHTGQAIANILEEMLQTWAIPKSSVHVVVRDSAKNMIKGMEVAGLPSISCVAHTLQLAVSEGLLSQRSIADAVGVGRRIIGHFKHSNLAYSRLQDIQIQLGQPVRRLQQDVQTRWNSTFYMLKSLIEQKRALGVYVSEYELPATIIANQWNLMEKMVNILAPFEEMTRQVSCSDAFASDVIPAVTVLQKVLAKVDEDQGIKTMKSTLLAALQKRFSDTERNPLYCIATLLDPRYKDSFFCNSDTSREAKEMLVLELQNIFEETIESEQHEEPASKRPHRDQPGTSLDSLFAEIAGEGSSTSESSAPKAATIQLEAYLGEITVPRSEKPLKYWAVHKVRFPTLAKMAQKYLSAPCSSVESERLFSLASNVLTDSRNRLMAEHAEMLLFLKKNLPLTFKK; via the exons ATGTCAGCTGTGTGGAAGTATTTTAAAATTAACGAGGACAACCCACGGATTGCAGACTGCAAACTTTGTTCTGCAAAATTATCTAGAGGTGGTACAAAAATCAGTTCTTACAATACCAGTAACCTGATAAAGCACTtgaaattaaaacataaaagtgaGCATGGAGAATTTACCGCTATCGGTAGCAGCAGTAGCACTCAGCAGTCAACTCTGCAGCAAACTTTTGCCAGAAGAGAAAAGCTGTCAAGAGACAACCCCAGAGCTGTACAAATAACAGAGGCGCTCACCCAATTTATTATTCTGGATGATCAACCTCTTTCAATTGTTGAGAACATGGGTTTTCATCAATTTCTTAATGTGTTGGAGCCGAAGTATGACATTCCCAGTCGCCATTACATAACAGACATCATCTTACCAAAGATCCACGACACGGTTAAAAAGCACATTAACATCATGTTGCAGAAGGACATAAAGGCAATTAGCTTCACCACCGACAtctggagcagtagtgtgagtccaCTGTCTCTCATCAGCTTAACGGCGCAGTGGATAGATGGCGAATTCTCTTTGCATCAGGTCATGCTCCACGCTACAAAATTTGAAGGCTCCCACACCGGTCAAGCAATAGCAAACATACTTGAGGAAATGCTTCAGacttgggcgattcccaaaagttctgttcATGTTGTGGTCCGGGACAGTGCCAAAAACATGATAAAAGGTATGGAAGTTGCTGGACTTCCCAGtatttcatgtgtggcacatacactgcagcttgCTGTCTCAGAGGGACTGTTATCACAGCGCAGCATTGCAGATGCTGTGGGAGTCGGGCGCAGAATAATTGGCCACTTCAAACATTCGAACCTGGCATACTCTCGGCTGCAGGACATCCAGATACAGCTTGGTCAGCCAGTAAGAAGACTCCAGCAAGACGTGCAGACTCGTTGGAACAGCACATTTTACATGCTGAAGTCTCTGATTGAGCAGAAACGGGCCCTTGGAGTGTATGTGTCTGAATATGAGCTCCCTGCCACCATTATTGCAAACCAGTGGAATCTGATGGAGAAGATGGTCAAtatcttggctccctttgaagagaTGACTCGCCAAGTGAGTTGTTCAGATGCATTTGCCTCTGATGTAATTCCTGCAGTAACAGTGCTACAGAAAGTTTTAGCAAAAGTGGATGAGGACCAAGGTATCAAAACAATGAAGAGCACTTTGCTTGCTGCTTTGCAGAAGCGCTTCTCTGATACTGAGCGAAACCCACTTTACTGTATCGCAACTTTACTCGATCCAAG gtataaagataGTTTTTTCTGTAATTCTGACACTTCCAGGGAGGCAAAAGAAATGTTAGTACTGGAACTGCAAAACATTTTTGAAGAGACAATTGAATCTGAGCAGCATGAAGAACCAGCTTCCAAAAGGCCTCACCGTGACCAGCCAGGTACCAGTCTGGACAGTTTATTTGCAGAAATTGCTGGTGAAGGATCATCTACATCTGAGAGCAGTGCTCCAAAAGCTGCTACTATACAGCTGGAAGCTTACTTGGGAGAGATCACTGTACCTCGTTCAGAGAAACCCCTGAAGTACTGGGCAGTTCATAAAGTGAGATTTCCAACTCTGGCTAAAATGGCCCAAAAATATCTTTCTGCCCCatgcagtagtgtggaaagtgaaaGACTGTTCAGCTTAGCGTCTAATGTCCTTACTGATAGCAGAAACAGGCTTATGGCTGAACATGCAGAGATGCTTTTATTCCTCAAAAAGAATTTGCCACTAACTTTTAAGAAATAA